One window from the genome of Pyramidobacter piscolens W5455 encodes:
- a CDS encoding MurR/RpiR family transcriptional regulator — MMDINRGGAVMQNFLEKIQKRQSAFSPAVRKVATYIMEHYSDIPFCTITDVATAAGVSVTSVIKFCTEMQYSAFSEFKQAMRDHIQQTLISHYNINDDNFTEAHQQSVLDEVTRLDIENIHRTMNNPINQENIKKFFHLAEKAHIIYTMGFRTSAIFATYTSLLLRMQGLTVFPITPGIGDYIDKMLTVHSDDLVMAFSFNRYSKDVVKMLKTLHDRKIPIVLVTDDKLSPSYVYADLVFTCSTRTQNYVASYVGCMSLLNSIFAYGISHYKNYVKSLSQLEQFYSDYETFYEP, encoded by the coding sequence ATGATGGACATAAATCGAGGTGGGGCTGTAATGCAAAATTTCTTGGAAAAAATTCAAAAGAGACAATCTGCTTTTTCTCCCGCAGTGAGAAAAGTTGCAACTTACATCATGGAGCATTACAGTGATATTCCTTTTTGTACGATTACTGATGTAGCGACAGCTGCCGGCGTAAGCGTGACATCGGTGATAAAGTTTTGCACTGAAATGCAGTATTCCGCATTTTCGGAGTTCAAACAGGCAATGCGGGATCATATTCAGCAAACTTTGATTAGTCACTACAATATCAACGACGATAATTTCACCGAGGCACACCAACAGAGCGTTTTGGATGAAGTAACAAGACTAGATATCGAGAATATTCACAGGACAATGAATAACCCGATTAATCAAGAAAATATAAAGAAATTTTTTCACCTAGCTGAAAAAGCTCATATTATCTATACGATGGGATTCCGAACCTCGGCAATCTTTGCAACCTACACAAGTTTATTGTTGCGTATGCAAGGACTTACGGTTTTTCCGATTACGCCCGGAATTGGCGATTATATCGACAAAATGCTTACGGTTCATTCTGACGATTTAGTTATGGCTTTTTCATTCAATCGCTATTCAAAAGACGTGGTCAAGATGCTCAAAACGCTGCATGACAGAAAAATTCCTATCGTTTTAGTGACGGATGACAAGCTTTCACCGTCATACGTTTATGCAGATTTAGTTTTTACATGTTCGACACGAACACAGAATTACGTAGCGTCCTATGTAGGCTGCATGTCGCTCCTCAACTCAATTTTTGCTTATGGTATTTCACATTACAAAAACTACGTAAAATCTTTAAGTCAACTTGAACAGTTTTATTCTGACTACGAAACTTTTTACGAGCCGTAA
- a CDS encoding ornithine cyclodeaminase family protein: MSTSHLEILFLNNKEVNSLAGNSMPDVIHDIERVLSMLDKGEAINAGKIVLHWGKTIEEENIYGRINAMPGFVGGEYNMAGIKWIGSNPNNYKQGLPRATVTVILNDPISKVPVCISDATTVSAKRTGAVAGLAMKYLAVQNAQTMTIFGAGAQSRTQLEAAMVVRPSIKEVYITDIVFERAESYAAEMTAKYPGLKVTAVQDASGACRKSDIISTVTIATEPVVQAEWIKKGALMINNADYEYTYDCVRLADKVFVDTWETIKHRMISTVALMWRDGLFKDEQITAELGEIINGKKKGRENDEETIYFNAVGMGVEDIAVVSRAYHKAVEKGIGTKVPYWV; encoded by the coding sequence ATGAGTACTTCGCATCTCGAAATTCTATTTCTGAACAATAAGGAGGTCAATTCTCTAGCGGGCAATTCTATGCCGGATGTTATTCACGATATCGAACGAGTTCTCTCGATGCTTGACAAGGGAGAAGCGATCAATGCCGGTAAAATCGTTCTTCATTGGGGAAAAACCATCGAAGAAGAAAACATTTACGGGCGCATCAATGCCATGCCAGGTTTTGTCGGCGGCGAATACAACATGGCTGGCATTAAATGGATTGGCAGCAATCCCAACAACTACAAACAAGGACTGCCACGTGCAACCGTAACCGTGATTCTGAACGATCCAATATCGAAAGTGCCGGTATGTATTTCTGACGCGACTACGGTCAGCGCCAAGCGTACTGGCGCCGTTGCCGGATTGGCGATGAAGTACCTCGCGGTGCAAAACGCACAAACAATGACGATATTCGGTGCGGGAGCACAGTCGCGTACGCAGCTCGAAGCCGCTATGGTCGTTCGTCCGTCCATCAAGGAAGTTTATATTACTGACATCGTATTTGAACGCGCCGAAAGCTACGCCGCGGAAATGACCGCAAAGTATCCCGGTCTTAAAGTTACGGCAGTTCAAGACGCTTCCGGTGCCTGCAGGAAGAGCGATATTATCAGCACCGTAACTATTGCGACAGAGCCCGTTGTGCAGGCGGAATGGATTAAAAAAGGCGCTCTCATGATCAATAATGCTGATTATGAATACACATATGACTGCGTCAGGCTGGCCGACAAGGTTTTCGTTGATACGTGGGAAACTATCAAACATCGTATGATTAGCACTGTAGCGCTGATGTGGCGAGATGGTCTGTTTAAGGATGAACAGATCACGGCTGAGCTTGGTGAGATCATCAACGGTAAAAAGAAAGGGCGTGAGAATGACGAAGAAACAATCTACTTTAACGCCGTCGGTATGGGGGTTGAAGATATTGCAGTAGTTTCCCGTGCCTACCATAAAGCAGTGGAAAAAGGCATAGGAACCAAGGTTCCTTATTGGGTGTAG